Proteins from a genomic interval of Symmachiella macrocystis:
- the rpsH gene encoding 30S ribosomal protein S8 — protein sequence MMTDPIADMLTRIRNAVSIERAFVDVPLSKEKRGIADVLQREGYIWDYEIIEQQPCSAMRIHLKYGPNGERVIQKIDRVSKPGRRVYLGVNDLPEILQGMGISVVSTNKGLLSNREAKEQLVGGEVLCSIW from the coding sequence ATGATGACAGATCCGATTGCCGACATGCTCACGCGAATCCGTAATGCGGTGTCGATTGAGCGCGCATTCGTCGACGTACCCCTTTCGAAAGAGAAACGGGGAATTGCCGATGTGTTGCAACGCGAAGGCTATATTTGGGATTACGAAATAATCGAACAGCAGCCTTGCAGTGCCATGCGGATCCATCTGAAATACGGTCCCAACGGCGAACGTGTGATTCAAAAAATCGATCGCGTCAGCAAGCCGGGACGCCGGGTCTATTTGGGTGTCAACGACTTGCCGGAAATTCTGCAAGGCATGGGCATCAGCGTCGTTTCGACGAACAAAGGTTTGTTGAGCAACCGCGAAGCCAAGGAACAGTTGGTCGGCGGCGAAGTGCTGTGCAGTATTTGGTAG
- the rpsC gene encoding 30S ribosomal protein S3 yields MGQKVRPTGFRVGIVEEWRSRWYASKKEFGDLLVEDFKIRKFVKEKYQFAGISKVEIERTRDQVVVHLNTARPGIIIGRKGQEVDRLKAELEDLTGRRMELKIVEINNAMKNAVLVAEDIAQQLSKRSSFRRTIKRSMDSVMDAGALGVKIVLSGRLGGAEMSRTEKAMRGSIPLSTIQKHIDYGFAKARTAQGIIGIKVWIDLGLYTDEEDGDGANAQTGQAQKKPKKTYKR; encoded by the coding sequence ATGGGTCAGAAAGTTCGGCCGACGGGTTTCCGCGTAGGGATTGTTGAAGAGTGGCGGAGTCGTTGGTACGCGTCAAAGAAAGAGTTCGGCGACCTCTTGGTCGAGGACTTCAAGATCCGCAAGTTCGTCAAAGAGAAATACCAGTTTGCGGGGATTTCGAAAGTTGAAATCGAACGCACGCGCGATCAAGTGGTCGTGCATTTGAACACAGCCCGTCCGGGCATCATCATCGGCCGCAAGGGGCAGGAAGTTGACCGCCTCAAAGCAGAGCTCGAAGATCTGACCGGCCGGCGAATGGAATTGAAGATCGTCGAAATCAACAACGCCATGAAAAACGCGGTGTTGGTAGCTGAAGACATTGCTCAGCAGTTGAGCAAACGGTCCAGCTTTCGGCGCACGATCAAACGCTCGATGGATTCGGTGATGGATGCGGGCGCGTTGGGTGTGAAGATTGTCCTCTCCGGCCGATTGGGCGGAGCGGAAATGTCTCGGACCGAAAAAGCGATGAGGGGATCAATTCCTTTGTCGACAATTCAGAAACATATTGACTACGGTTTTGCCAAGGCACGCACGGCCCAGGGAATTATTGGGATCAAAGTGTGGATCGACTTGGGTCTTTATACAGACGAGGAGGATGGCGATGGCGCTAATGCCCAAACGGGTCAAGCACAGAAAAAGCCAAAGAAAACGTATAAAAGGTAA
- the rpmC gene encoding 50S ribosomal protein L29: MTKPQELREMSDEQLAFTLREAQQELFRLRFQAAAERSDAPSALRKIRRDIARIHTIARQRELAQEAEANLAPQAEA, encoded by the coding sequence ATGACCAAGCCGCAAGAACTCCGCGAGATGAGTGACGAACAGTTAGCGTTCACATTGCGCGAAGCCCAACAAGAATTGTTCCGCCTGCGATTCCAAGCGGCTGCGGAACGATCCGATGCGCCGAGCGCGTTGCGGAAGATCCGCCGCGACATCGCCCGCATTCACACAATCGCGCGGCAACGGGAATTGGCGCAAGAAGCGGAAGCCAATCTGGCGCCACAGGCGGAAGCCTGA
- the rpsE gene encoding 30S ribosomal protein S5 gives MSTDNRSDGKEKVVQIRRCSCVVKGGRRFSFTALVVNGDGKGGVSYGYGKATEVPLAVDKANKNCHRHSSRVNVTGTTIPHAVVGRFGAARVLLMPARPGTGVIAGASVRAVVEAAGIHDILTKSRGSNNPMNLVKATINGLEQLRTREDVARLRGVNV, from the coding sequence GTGTCGACAGACAACCGATCAGATGGCAAAGAAAAAGTCGTGCAAATTCGCCGGTGCTCGTGCGTAGTCAAAGGTGGCCGTCGCTTCAGCTTTACCGCGCTGGTTGTCAATGGTGACGGCAAGGGCGGCGTCTCCTACGGATATGGGAAGGCGACCGAAGTTCCGCTTGCCGTAGATAAAGCCAATAAGAACTGCCATCGTCACTCATCGCGAGTGAACGTGACCGGAACGACGATTCCGCATGCGGTGGTTGGTCGCTTTGGAGCGGCCCGCGTGTTGCTCATGCCGGCACGACCGGGAACGGGCGTGATTGCCGGTGCCAGCGTGCGTGCCGTCGTCGAAGCTGCCGGTATTCATGACATTCTCACCAAAAGCCGGGGTTCAAACAATCCCATGAATTTGGTGAAAGCGACAATCAACGGTTTGGAACAACTTCGTACGCGAGAAGATGTCGCCCGCCTCAGAGGCGTGAACGTCTAA
- a CDS encoding type Z 30S ribosomal protein S14 — MASKAKIEKANRTPKFSSRLERRCALCGRPRAVYRKFKLCRICFRDLCLDGMIPGAKKASW, encoded by the coding sequence ATGGCCAGCAAAGCAAAGATCGAAAAGGCAAACCGGACGCCAAAATTCAGCAGCCGTCTCGAACGGCGCTGTGCCCTGTGCGGACGTCCCCGCGCGGTGTACCGCAAGTTCAAACTGTGCCGGATTTGTTTCCGCGACCTCTGTTTGGACGGCATGATCCCCGGTGCCAAGAAGGCGAGTTGGTAA
- the rplR gene encoding 50S ribosomal protein L18: MKYIAQVNKQRSRRRFRVRNKIRATTSRPRVSVYRSNKHIYAQIIDDVAGRSLISASTREAGICADGENGGNVAAASKVGEALAKKALEAGITQVAFDRGLYKYHGRVAALADAARQGGLDF, encoded by the coding sequence ATGAAATACATAGCCCAAGTCAATAAACAGCGTAGCCGTCGTCGCTTTCGCGTTCGCAACAAGATTCGTGCGACCACATCGCGGCCGCGAGTTTCGGTCTACCGCAGCAACAAGCACATTTATGCCCAGATTATTGATGACGTCGCAGGACGTTCGTTGATTTCCGCGAGTACGCGTGAAGCGGGCATTTGTGCTGATGGTGAAAATGGCGGGAACGTCGCAGCGGCTTCAAAGGTCGGTGAAGCGTTGGCCAAAAAAGCTCTCGAAGCTGGAATCACCCAGGTCGCCTTTGATCGCGGATTGTACAAATACCATGGTCGTGTCGCCGCTTTGGCCGACGCGGCTCGTCAGGGTGGGTTAGATTTTTAA
- the rpmJ gene encoding 50S ribosomal protein L36: MKVRASVKRICENCKIVRRKGKIYVICSSNPRHKQRQG; the protein is encoded by the coding sequence ATGAAAGTCCGAGCCAGCGTTAAACGCATTTGTGAAAACTGTAAGATCGTCCGCCGTAAAGGCAAGATCTACGTGATTTGTTCATCCAACCCGCGGCACAAACAGCGGCAGGGTTAA
- the secY gene encoding preprotein translocase subunit SecY, translating to MFEKLITVFKIPELRRKIVLTATLLAVYRMGFWVPLPIVDQQALADKMENLATGGGIGQALQIVQLFSASNIGMSTIFGLGIMPYISASIIFQLMGSVYPPLEKLQKEGESGRKKINEYTRYATVVLCLIQSYFWVKTISGWGTIIPDYNNFFGHMVATITMTAGTIFLMWIGEQIDEYGIGNGISLLIMAGILARMPDAAIQLLRPAMENGVALGSDSGIEKLLVLAVLFVVVVGSVVFMTQGQRKIPTQSAKHVRGRRVYGGQRQFLPLRVNQAGVMPIIFASSLLMIPMIGFGQLAKWFDSVIWSDLAAAFSGAGRGFLYNISYVGLIYFFCYFWTAITFNPKDMANNLKDYGSFIPGYRPGKRTAEYLERVMVRITYVGAAFLAVVAVIPTVIASVMGIDFMVASFFGGTGLLIVVSVALDLVQKIDSHLVMRNYSGLLDSDDSRAAS from the coding sequence ATGTTTGAAAAACTGATTACTGTTTTCAAAATCCCGGAGTTGCGTCGGAAGATCGTTCTGACTGCGACACTGCTTGCGGTGTACCGTATGGGGTTTTGGGTACCGTTGCCGATTGTCGATCAACAAGCCCTGGCCGATAAGATGGAAAATCTGGCCACCGGTGGCGGGATCGGACAAGCGCTGCAGATCGTTCAACTATTTTCCGCATCGAATATCGGCATGAGCACGATCTTCGGTCTGGGGATTATGCCCTATATCTCCGCCTCGATTATCTTCCAGTTGATGGGCAGTGTTTATCCGCCTTTGGAAAAACTGCAAAAGGAAGGGGAATCGGGTCGTAAGAAAATCAATGAATATACACGGTACGCGACAGTCGTACTCTGTTTAATCCAAAGCTACTTTTGGGTCAAAACAATATCCGGCTGGGGGACGATCATCCCCGACTATAACAATTTCTTTGGCCATATGGTGGCCACGATCACCATGACGGCCGGCACGATCTTCCTGATGTGGATAGGTGAGCAAATCGATGAATACGGGATCGGCAACGGGATCAGCTTGCTGATTATGGCGGGGATTTTGGCCCGTATGCCCGACGCTGCGATCCAGTTGTTGCGTCCGGCCATGGAAAACGGAGTCGCTCTCGGGTCCGACTCGGGAATTGAAAAACTGCTTGTCTTGGCGGTGTTATTTGTTGTGGTGGTGGGGTCAGTGGTCTTTATGACGCAAGGCCAGCGCAAGATCCCCACACAAAGCGCCAAGCACGTCCGCGGTCGTCGCGTTTACGGTGGACAACGACAATTCCTGCCTTTGCGGGTGAACCAAGCCGGCGTGATGCCGATCATCTTCGCCTCAAGTTTGTTGATGATCCCCATGATTGGTTTCGGCCAGTTGGCCAAGTGGTTCGACTCGGTGATTTGGTCCGATCTGGCCGCGGCGTTCAGCGGTGCGGGACGCGGATTTTTGTACAACATTAGCTACGTCGGTTTGATTTATTTCTTCTGTTATTTCTGGACCGCCATCACGTTCAATCCCAAGGATATGGCGAACAACCTCAAAGATTACGGCAGCTTTATTCCCGGGTATCGTCCAGGGAAACGGACTGCCGAGTATTTGGAACGCGTGATGGTGCGGATCACTTATGTCGGGGCTGCATTCTTGGCGGTCGTGGCCGTGATTCCGACAGTCATCGCTTCGGTTATGGGAATCGACTTTATGGTGGCCAGTTTCTTTGGTGGCACCGGATTGTTGATTGTTGTTTCTGTTGCTTTGGACTTAGTACAAAAAATTGACAGCCACCTCGTGATGCGGAATTACTCGGGCTTGTTGGATTCCGATGATTCCCGCGCTGCGTCCTAA
- the rplO gene encoding 50S ribosomal protein L15: MIIDDVHRGIKKNKKRKRIGRGPGSGNGKTAARGHNGYGSRAGSSQRISFEGGQTPLARRIAKRGFNNKRFATKVAIVNVSDLEQRFDSGATIDATALAEANLAKGRFDVIKVLGDGDITKKFTVRVHRCSKSAEEKITAAGGSIEIIYA, translated from the coding sequence ATGATTATTGATGACGTCCATCGCGGAATTAAAAAGAACAAAAAGCGGAAACGCATTGGTCGTGGTCCTGGCTCGGGCAACGGTAAAACCGCAGCACGCGGTCACAATGGCTACGGCAGTCGTGCTGGTTCGTCCCAACGCATATCGTTTGAGGGGGGACAGACTCCTTTGGCGCGGCGGATTGCCAAACGGGGCTTCAATAACAAACGCTTCGCAACGAAAGTGGCGATCGTAAATGTCAGTGACCTCGAACAACGCTTCGATAGCGGTGCGACCATCGATGCGACTGCGCTGGCCGAAGCGAATTTGGCCAAGGGGCGCTTCGATGTCATTAAAGTTCTGGGAGATGGCGACATCACCAAAAAGTTCACCGTTCGTGTCCATCGATGCTCGAAGTCGGCTGAAGAGAAGATTACCGCAGCCGGCGGCAGCATTGAAATCATCTACGCATAA
- the rpsQ gene encoding 30S ribosomal protein S17, translated as MRKKLIGVVTSNKMDKSLRVEVEKNYQHPRYGKIIRSRTVCHVHDEKNEANEGDSVEIIECRPLSKTKCWSLVRIVRAAVVVE; from the coding sequence ATGCGTAAGAAATTGATCGGCGTAGTGACGAGCAATAAGATGGACAAGTCGTTGCGGGTCGAGGTTGAGAAGAACTATCAACACCCGCGCTACGGAAAGATTATCCGTAGTCGTACCGTATGCCACGTTCATGATGAAAAGAACGAGGCCAACGAAGGCGACTCTGTCGAAATCATCGAGTGCCGCCCCTTGTCGAAGACAAAATGTTGGAGTTTGGTGCGGATCGTTCGCGCCGCAGTTGTGGTTGAGTAA
- the rplX gene encoding 50S ribosomal protein L24 — protein sequence MKIRRGDTVQVIAGDDASTTARKVLSVEAGGKKVLVEGVNRVYKHVKRGHPRSPQGGRLSKEMPIDISNVLLYCDSCGRGVRVGYRYTKDGSKERCCKICDAGLGNISPPKAHYAQS from the coding sequence ATGAAGATTCGACGTGGAGATACGGTGCAAGTCATTGCTGGCGACGACGCCAGCACGACAGCACGGAAAGTCCTCTCGGTCGAGGCCGGTGGAAAAAAGGTTCTTGTGGAAGGCGTGAACCGCGTTTACAAACACGTAAAACGCGGCCATCCCCGCAGTCCGCAAGGGGGCCGGCTCTCGAAAGAGATGCCAATTGACATTTCAAATGTGTTGCTTTACTGTGATTCGTGCGGTCGAGGCGTGCGGGTTGGGTATCGCTATACAAAAGATGGCAGTAAAGAGCGGTGTTGCAAGATTTGCGATGCCGGGCTCGGTAACATCAGCCCTCCCAAGGCTCATTACGCTCAGTCATAA
- the rplP gene encoding 50S ribosomal protein L16 — MALMPKRVKHRKSQRKRIKGNATRGNTVVLGDWGLQSLDGGYIKANVIEACRIAATQYVRGEGKLYIRIFPDKPCTSRPLETRMGKGKGEPDHWVAVVRPGTVMFELAGVSQDAAKDCFNRVAHKLPVRVRLVGRRPGT; from the coding sequence ATGGCGCTAATGCCCAAACGGGTCAAGCACAGAAAAAGCCAAAGAAAACGTATAAAAGGTAACGCGACCCGCGGGAATACCGTGGTGTTGGGTGACTGGGGTTTGCAGTCGCTCGACGGTGGATATATCAAAGCCAACGTGATCGAAGCTTGCCGGATTGCCGCGACACAATACGTCCGCGGTGAGGGGAAGTTGTATATCCGCATCTTCCCGGACAAGCCTTGCACGTCTCGTCCGTTGGAAACTCGGATGGGTAAAGGTAAAGGTGAACCGGATCACTGGGTCGCAGTTGTTCGTCCAGGCACGGTAATGTTTGAATTGGCCGGCGTCTCGCAAGATGCTGCCAAGGATTGCTTCAATCGTGTGGCGCACAAATTGCCGGTCCGCGTGCGGTTGGTAGGCCGTCGTCCCGGTACCTGA
- the rplN gene encoding 50S ribosomal protein L14 — protein MIQMQTLLDVCDNTGAKVACCIKVLGGTGRRTAGLGDVIVVSIKKSIPGSSVKSGEVVRGVIVRCRKGTRRSDGSYVRFDRNAIVLIDKDANPRGTRIFGAVARELRERKFMKIVSLASEVV, from the coding sequence ATGATTCAAATGCAAACACTTCTGGACGTTTGTGACAACACGGGGGCCAAGGTCGCCTGTTGCATCAAAGTTCTGGGAGGCACGGGACGGCGGACCGCCGGGCTGGGAGACGTTATCGTCGTCAGCATTAAAAAGTCCATTCCGGGTAGTTCGGTAAAATCGGGCGAAGTCGTGCGGGGTGTGATTGTTCGCTGCCGCAAGGGAACGCGCCGCAGTGATGGAAGTTATGTCCGCTTTGACCGCAATGCGATCGTGTTGATCGATAAAGATGCCAACCCGCGGGGGACGCGTATCTTCGGTGCAGTAGCACGCGAGCTGCGTGAGCGCAAGTTTATGAAAATTGTCAGCCTGGCAAGTGAGGTAGTTTGA
- the rplF gene encoding 50S ribosomal protein L6: protein MSRIGKKPIAVPDAVEVSINGTVVTVKGPNGELTLDHHPSVSVSFDGDSKQLVVENPTDLRDNRKFHGLTRSLLNNMVAGVTTYFEKKLDIVGVGYQATIDGTKLCLQVGFANVVELPIPANVDCSLPSNIQIALKSADKQAVGQFAAEIRRVRPPEPYKGKGIRYQNEQVRRKAGKALASG, encoded by the coding sequence ATGTCAAGAATCGGGAAAAAACCGATTGCGGTCCCCGATGCTGTCGAAGTATCGATCAATGGCACCGTCGTTACGGTGAAAGGCCCCAACGGCGAATTGACGTTGGACCATCATCCATCCGTTTCGGTCAGTTTTGATGGTGACTCCAAGCAACTCGTGGTGGAGAACCCCACCGATTTGCGCGACAATCGCAAGTTCCACGGGCTGACCCGTAGCTTGTTGAATAACATGGTGGCCGGCGTCACGACATATTTCGAAAAGAAATTGGACATCGTGGGTGTCGGCTACCAAGCCACAATCGACGGTACGAAGCTCTGCTTGCAGGTTGGGTTTGCGAACGTTGTCGAATTGCCGATTCCCGCAAATGTCGACTGCTCATTGCCCAGTAATATTCAGATCGCCCTGAAGAGTGCTGACAAGCAAGCGGTGGGACAGTTCGCCGCTGAAATCCGCCGCGTCCGCCCGCCTGAGCCTTACAAAGGCAAGGGAATCCGGTACCAGAACGAACAGGTTCGTCGGAAAGCCGGTAAGGCGTTGGCCAGCGGCTGA
- the map gene encoding type I methionyl aminopeptidase, which yields MIVLKSPAEIEKMREAGLVVARAHRAVGKIVSPGVSTRQIDDAVERVFAKHNATPLFKGVPGVVPFPAATCISVNDEVVHGIPSDRRLEEGDLVSVDTGCRLDGWCGDAAWTYAVGRVDEEKQKLMAAGQSTLTTAIDELQRQQTWAGVAEVMESTVKDAGFSVVEELVGHGIGREMHEDPQVPNFVTPELEEYDFELVPGMVLAVEPMLNAGTADVCLMDDHWTIVTADGRPSVHYEHTLAITAEGVRILTAL from the coding sequence GTGATAGTTTTGAAGAGCCCAGCTGAGATTGAAAAGATGCGTGAGGCGGGCCTTGTTGTGGCTCGGGCGCATCGAGCGGTTGGGAAAATTGTATCACCTGGGGTGAGTACCAGGCAAATTGACGACGCTGTGGAACGCGTGTTCGCAAAACACAATGCCACACCGTTGTTCAAAGGGGTTCCCGGAGTCGTCCCCTTTCCGGCGGCAACGTGTATTTCGGTCAACGACGAAGTCGTTCATGGAATTCCATCGGACCGCCGGCTCGAGGAAGGCGATTTAGTAAGCGTCGACACCGGTTGTCGCTTGGACGGGTGGTGTGGAGATGCCGCTTGGACCTATGCGGTGGGCCGCGTCGACGAAGAGAAACAAAAATTGATGGCGGCGGGTCAGTCGACTCTGACGACCGCCATTGACGAGTTGCAGCGTCAACAGACTTGGGCGGGGGTCGCCGAGGTCATGGAATCGACTGTGAAGGATGCGGGGTTTTCGGTCGTCGAAGAACTCGTGGGGCACGGAATTGGCCGGGAAATGCATGAAGATCCGCAGGTCCCCAATTTCGTCACTCCTGAATTAGAAGAATATGATTTTGAACTTGTGCCCGGAATGGTGCTTGCCGTAGAGCCCATGCTCAATGCAGGGACCGCGGACGTCTGCCTGATGGACGATCACTGGACGATCGTCACAGCTGACGGTCGCCCGAGCGTGCACTATGAACATACCTTGGCCATCACAGCCGAGGGAGTCCGGATTTTAACGGCACTCTGA
- the rplE gene encoding 50S ribosomal protein L5, which produces MARLLERYRNEIRPTLAKSLGRSNPHSLPQLEKIVVNMGVGAAAQDRKCLEEAVEHLTILSGQKPVIRRARKSVAGFKLREGMEIGCMVTLRSQRMYEFLDRLITLTLPRVRDFRGLSPKAFDGNGNYSLGISDQMVFPEVDPDRVKNQQGMTITLVTTATTNDEGRQLLKELGMPFRKD; this is translated from the coding sequence ATGGCCAGGTTATTGGAACGATACCGGAATGAAATCCGGCCGACACTCGCGAAATCCCTGGGGCGGTCAAACCCCCACTCGCTTCCCCAGTTGGAGAAGATCGTCGTCAACATGGGTGTTGGGGCGGCTGCTCAAGATCGGAAGTGCTTGGAAGAAGCCGTCGAGCATTTAACGATTCTCAGTGGACAAAAGCCGGTCATTCGCCGCGCTCGCAAGTCCGTTGCCGGGTTCAAACTTCGCGAAGGGATGGAGATTGGCTGCATGGTCACGCTCCGCTCGCAGCGGATGTATGAATTCCTGGACCGACTGATTACGTTGACCCTACCGCGGGTCCGCGACTTTCGGGGCCTGAGCCCCAAAGCGTTTGACGGCAATGGAAACTACAGCCTGGGTATCAGCGACCAAATGGTATTTCCGGAAGTTGATCCGGATCGCGTGAAGAATCAACAAGGTATGACGATTACCTTAGTGACGACAGCCACGACTAATGATGAGGGGCGGCAATTACTCAAAGAACTGGGAATGCCGTTTCGCAAAGATTAG